A window of Parasynechococcus marenigrum WH 8102 contains these coding sequences:
- the sodN gene encoding superoxide dismutase, Ni, translated as MLRSALTALVRALPCPAAEAHCDGPCGVYDPASARVAAEAVLSMTKKLKAMEAPAAGDAAALAAYNNTFGRYVAIKEEEAQKTKKELLILWTDYFKPEHLATFPDLHDTFWKAAKLCSACKVNIDQAKAEELMAAVEKVHGMFWQSKGRSDAWVTAS; from the coding sequence ATGCTGCGCTCGGCCCTCACCGCCCTCGTTCGCGCCCTTCCGTGCCCTGCGGCGGAAGCCCATTGCGACGGACCCTGCGGCGTCTATGACCCAGCTTCTGCCCGTGTCGCGGCTGAAGCCGTCCTTTCCATGACGAAGAAGCTCAAGGCCATGGAGGCGCCAGCGGCAGGTGACGCTGCGGCTCTTGCTGCTTACAACAACACCTTCGGTCGCTACGTGGCCATCAAGGAGGAGGAAGCTCAGAAGACCAAAAAGGAACTGCTGATCCTGTGGACCGACTATTTCAAGCCGGAGCACCTGGCCACCTTCCCCGATCTGCACGACACGTTCTGGAAAGCTGCCAAGCTCTGCAGCGCCTGCAAGGTCAACATCGACCAAGCCAAAGCTGAGGAACTGATGGCTGCCGTTGAGAAAGTCCACGGCATGTTCTGGCAATCCAAGGGCCGCAGCGACGCCTGGGTCACCGCCTCCTGA
- the sodX gene encoding nickel-type superoxide dismutase maturation protease — MFSPLAAAGLQDLLLFFCGRRQLLKVQGESMLPHLGPEDRILVNQRRRPQPGEVVVAWHPSKPGVRLIKRMHGMDANGMHLLGDNPSASTDSRQLGPIPSGLLIGVATSCLRRSPPTSSATKWHP; from the coding sequence TTGTTCTCTCCCCTAGCAGCAGCAGGTCTTCAGGATCTGCTGCTGTTTTTTTGTGGCCGTCGGCAGCTGTTGAAAGTCCAGGGGGAGTCCATGCTTCCGCACCTGGGCCCCGAAGACCGAATCCTGGTGAACCAGCGGCGCCGTCCCCAACCCGGTGAAGTTGTCGTGGCATGGCATCCCAGCAAACCGGGGGTTCGTCTGATCAAACGGATGCATGGGATGGATGCCAACGGCATGCACCTCCTGGGTGACAACCCTTCAGCAAGCACCGACAGCCGTCAGCTGGGGCCCATCCCCTCGGGGTTGCTGATTGGTGTGGCTACGTCCTGTCTCAGAAGATCGCCGCCGACGTCTTCTGCAACCAAATGGCACCCGTGA
- the trpC gene encoding indole-3-glycerol phosphate synthase TrpC, with protein sequence MEIRRRPPNPKVRVAHLEYAVPHDEEEPKNILEKIVWAKDREVDAARERVPLQTLKRQIEDLPPTRDFLAALREAPVQPAVIAEVKKASPSKGVIREDFDPVAIAEAYAAGGARCLSVLTDKTFFQGGFDVLVEVRQAVDLPLLCKEFVLSPYQLFQARAAGADAVLLIAAILTDQDLQYLKKAAAALGLDVLVEVHDAAELERVLNLGGFPLIGINNRDLTSFETDLSTTEQLMERFGDRLQDQGSLLVSESGLFDRSDLDRVKAAGADAVLVGEALMRQQDVQSALTNLIHG encoded by the coding sequence ATGGAGATCCGTCGTCGTCCCCCCAATCCGAAGGTGCGCGTGGCGCATCTGGAGTACGCCGTTCCCCACGACGAGGAGGAACCCAAGAACATTCTCGAAAAGATCGTCTGGGCCAAAGACCGTGAAGTGGATGCCGCCCGCGAGCGGGTGCCGCTGCAGACCCTCAAACGGCAGATCGAGGATCTGCCGCCGACAAGGGACTTCCTCGCTGCCCTGCGCGAGGCCCCTGTGCAGCCTGCCGTGATCGCGGAAGTGAAGAAGGCAAGCCCCAGCAAGGGGGTGATCCGGGAGGATTTCGATCCTGTCGCGATCGCCGAGGCCTACGCCGCCGGCGGTGCACGCTGCCTGTCTGTGCTCACCGACAAGACCTTTTTTCAGGGCGGCTTCGACGTGCTGGTGGAGGTGCGGCAGGCGGTGGATCTGCCTCTGCTGTGCAAGGAATTCGTCCTCAGCCCTTATCAGCTGTTCCAGGCCCGCGCGGCCGGTGCTGATGCCGTGCTGCTGATTGCAGCGATCCTCACGGATCAGGATCTGCAGTACCTGAAGAAGGCCGCTGCCGCTCTGGGTCTTGATGTGCTGGTGGAGGTGCATGACGCCGCCGAGCTGGAGCGGGTGCTCAACCTCGGGGGCTTCCCGTTGATTGGCATCAACAACCGTGATCTCACCAGCTTCGAGACGGATCTATCCACCACCGAGCAGCTCATGGAACGCTTCGGCGACCGTCTTCAGGATCAGGGCTCGTTGCTGGTGAGTGAGTCAGGCCTCTTTGACCGTTCAGATCTGGACCGGGTCAAGGCCGCTGGCGCCGATGCCGTGCTGGTTGGCGAAGCCTTAATGCGTCAACAGGATGTTCAGTCGGCCCTGACAAACCTGATCCACGGCTGA
- the lpdA gene encoding dihydrolipoyl dehydrogenase: MSDASFDFDVIVIGAGYGGFDAAKHAAEHGLKTAIIESRDMGGTCVNRGCVPSKALLAASGKVRELADDQHLASFGIHAAPVRFERQKIADHANQLVQTIRTNLTKTLERAGVTILRGHGRLEGSQRVGLREPSGVDRVLSARDVIVATGSDPFVPPGIETDGRTVFTSDEAINLEWLPRWIAIVGSGYIGLEFADVYTALGCEVTMIEALDRVMPTFDPDIAKIAGRHLIDGRDIDARSGVLASKVTPGCPVRIDLADFNSRELVETLEVDAVLVATGRVPSSKGLNLESLNIETNRGFVPIDDSMRVLVNGQPVPHLWAVGDVTGKLMLAHTAAAQGTVAVDNILGQNRTIDYRSIPAATFTHPEISSVGLTEAEAKQLAETDGFQLGSVRSYFKANSKALAELESDGLMKLLFNKSSGEVLGAHIYGLHAADLIQEVANAVARRQSVRQLSTEVHTHPTLSEVVEVAYKQAASQLTA, translated from the coding sequence GTGAGCGACGCCAGCTTCGACTTCGACGTCATCGTCATCGGCGCCGGTTACGGCGGCTTCGATGCCGCCAAACATGCCGCAGAACACGGCCTTAAAACCGCCATCATTGAATCGCGGGACATGGGAGGCACCTGTGTCAATCGCGGCTGTGTGCCGTCCAAGGCGCTGCTGGCAGCCAGTGGCAAGGTGCGGGAACTGGCCGATGATCAGCACCTGGCCAGTTTCGGGATCCACGCGGCACCTGTGCGGTTCGAACGGCAGAAGATCGCTGATCACGCCAACCAGTTGGTGCAGACTATTCGCACCAACTTGACCAAGACTCTCGAGAGAGCGGGCGTCACAATCCTGCGGGGGCATGGCCGTCTTGAGGGATCCCAGCGGGTTGGATTGCGCGAACCCAGTGGTGTCGACCGGGTCCTCAGCGCAAGAGATGTGATCGTGGCGACCGGCTCCGATCCATTTGTGCCGCCTGGGATCGAAACCGATGGCCGCACGGTGTTCACCAGTGACGAAGCCATCAACCTCGAGTGGCTGCCGCGCTGGATCGCCATTGTCGGCAGCGGCTACATCGGTCTCGAGTTCGCTGACGTCTACACCGCCCTTGGTTGCGAGGTGACGATGATCGAGGCGCTTGATCGGGTGATGCCCACCTTTGACCCCGACATTGCCAAGATCGCTGGACGTCACCTGATCGATGGCCGGGATATTGACGCCCGTTCAGGTGTTCTGGCTAGCAAGGTGACCCCTGGCTGCCCTGTGCGGATCGATCTGGCGGACTTCAACAGCCGTGAACTGGTGGAGACGCTTGAAGTGGATGCCGTGCTGGTGGCCACCGGCCGTGTGCCCAGCAGCAAAGGCTTGAACCTGGAGTCGCTCAACATCGAGACCAACCGCGGCTTTGTGCCCATCGACGACAGCATGCGGGTTCTGGTCAACGGTCAGCCGGTGCCGCATCTCTGGGCCGTTGGCGACGTCACCGGAAAGCTGATGCTGGCCCACACGGCTGCGGCTCAGGGCACCGTTGCGGTGGACAACATCCTTGGCCAGAACCGCACCATCGATTACCGCAGCATCCCTGCTGCCACCTTCACCCATCCGGAGATCAGTTCGGTGGGACTCACGGAGGCGGAGGCCAAGCAGCTCGCTGAAACCGATGGTTTTCAGTTGGGGTCTGTTCGCAGCTATTTCAAGGCCAATTCCAAGGCACTGGCGGAGCTTGAAAGCGACGGCCTGATGAAGCTGCTGTTCAACAAGAGCAGTGGTGAAGTGCTGGGCGCTCATATTTATGGGCTGCATGCCGCTGATCTGATTCAGGAGGTCGCCAATGCCGTGGCCCGTCGTCAGAGCGTGCGGCAGTTGTCCACGGAGGTGCACACCCATCCCACTCTCAGTGAAGTGGTGGAAGTGGCCTACAAGCAGGCTGCCTCCCAGCTCACCGCCTGA
- a CDS encoding TrmH family RNA methyltransferase has translation MSDTLISSRRNPLVKRLRSLSSRAGREEEGLLLLEGTHLLQELVRLKLQPAELIATERWYQRHAQLLVGVNQAIPRRLVTDEVLTAALSTVTPDGVASLCPYSALPLAPKDAHFLLVLDRIQDPGNLGTLLRTALAADVQNVWLGSGVDPLGSKSLRASAGALLQLPHHRFGPDEDTAISQLTDELKRLAAGGMQVVATLVPGSQVPIRPVPYWELNWRLPTALVLGTEGAGLHPELLACCTHAVTLPHSSRVESLNVAAAAVPLLLERRRATMTATTQQSG, from the coding sequence GTGTCGGACACATTGATCAGCAGCCGCAGGAACCCTCTGGTCAAGCGGTTGCGCTCCTTGTCCAGCCGTGCAGGACGCGAGGAGGAAGGACTTCTGTTGCTCGAGGGCACCCATCTTTTGCAGGAGCTGGTGCGACTCAAGCTTCAGCCGGCTGAGTTGATTGCGACAGAGCGCTGGTATCAGCGGCACGCTCAGCTCCTGGTGGGCGTGAACCAGGCAATACCCCGTCGCCTTGTCACCGATGAGGTGCTCACAGCGGCGTTGAGCACCGTCACTCCCGATGGCGTGGCCAGCTTGTGCCCTTACAGCGCTCTGCCGTTGGCACCGAAGGATGCCCATTTCCTGCTGGTGCTGGATCGAATTCAGGATCCGGGGAACCTTGGAACGTTGTTGCGTACGGCGCTGGCTGCTGATGTTCAGAACGTCTGGTTGGGCTCGGGCGTTGACCCTCTTGGCAGCAAGAGCCTGCGTGCTTCAGCTGGAGCGCTGCTGCAGTTGCCACACCACCGCTTTGGCCCTGATGAAGACACAGCAATCAGCCAACTAACGGACGAACTGAAACGTCTTGCCGCCGGTGGGATGCAGGTGGTGGCCACCTTGGTTCCTGGTTCTCAAGTTCCGATCCGTCCGGTGCCGTATTGGGAGCTCAACTGGCGGCTGCCGACAGCTCTTGTGCTGGGTACGGAGGGGGCTGGACTGCACCCTGAGCTGCTGGCCTGCTGCACCCATGCCGTGACATTGCCCCACAGTTCCCGGGTGGAGTCGCTGAATGTGGCGGCGGCAGCTGTCCCCCTCCTGCTGGAGCGACGACGGGCGACAATGACTGCCACAACGCAGCAGTCCGGGTGA
- the murA gene encoding UDP-N-acetylglucosamine 1-carboxyvinyltransferase encodes MTVASTVSQEILNHCLAIEGQRRLQGVLKVSGAKNSALVLMTASLLTEELVELINVPNLTDIAGMGRILSALGVQVEHSGNGVALNAGNLTSHEPPYELVNSLRASFFCIGSLLGRLGHARVPLPGGCRIGARPVVEHIRGLKALGAHVSVEHGIVSACVKGSKKRLTGAPIVLDCPSVGATETLLMAAVLATGTTTIENAAHEPEVQDLANLLIQMGADISGAGGPVITIHGVERLAGVSNYPVIPDRIEAGTFLIAAAITRSPLRVEPVIPEHLSAVLQKLRDCGCQLEIDQTGISITPGDIQAVDITTQPFPGFPTDLQAPFMALMATAQGTSVISEKIYENRLQHVAELQRMGASIRVDGSTAIVEGVAQLSAAPVTGSDLRAAAAMVLAGLAANGTTKVSGLKHLYRGYDKVEAKLNAVGAQLERQQG; translated from the coding sequence ATGACAGTGGCGTCCACCGTGTCTCAAGAGATTCTTAATCACTGCCTTGCAATTGAAGGGCAACGTCGTCTTCAGGGTGTGTTGAAGGTCAGCGGAGCGAAGAATTCAGCCCTGGTGCTGATGACCGCCAGTCTTCTCACTGAAGAGCTTGTGGAACTGATCAACGTTCCCAACCTCACTGATATCGCAGGGATGGGCAGGATCCTGTCAGCCCTCGGCGTCCAGGTTGAGCACTCCGGCAACGGCGTCGCATTGAACGCTGGGAATCTCACCAGTCATGAGCCCCCCTACGAACTGGTCAACAGCCTGCGCGCCAGTTTCTTTTGCATCGGTTCACTGCTGGGACGTCTTGGTCACGCAAGGGTGCCCCTGCCCGGGGGTTGTCGCATCGGGGCTCGTCCTGTTGTTGAACACATCCGAGGATTGAAAGCCCTGGGGGCGCACGTCAGTGTTGAACACGGCATCGTTTCGGCGTGCGTCAAAGGCAGCAAGAAGCGACTGACAGGCGCACCCATCGTTCTGGATTGCCCGAGCGTTGGAGCTACCGAAACATTGCTGATGGCAGCAGTGCTGGCCACCGGCACCACCACGATTGAAAACGCCGCCCACGAACCCGAGGTTCAGGATCTGGCCAACCTGCTGATCCAGATGGGTGCGGACATCAGCGGCGCCGGCGGACCGGTGATCACCATCCATGGTGTCGAGCGTCTTGCAGGAGTGAGCAACTACCCGGTCATCCCCGACAGGATCGAAGCGGGCACTTTTTTGATCGCCGCAGCAATCACCCGATCACCATTGCGGGTGGAACCGGTGATTCCTGAGCACCTCAGTGCTGTTCTGCAAAAGCTGCGGGACTGTGGCTGCCAGCTGGAGATCGATCAGACAGGAATCTCCATCACCCCCGGTGACATCCAGGCGGTCGACATCACCACCCAACCGTTCCCTGGCTTCCCGACCGATCTTCAGGCCCCGTTCATGGCGTTGATGGCCACCGCACAGGGGACCAGCGTAATCAGCGAAAAGATTTATGAGAACAGGCTTCAGCACGTCGCTGAACTTCAGCGCATGGGGGCCTCCATCCGCGTGGACGGCAGCACCGCCATCGTTGAAGGTGTTGCACAGCTCAGTGCGGCGCCTGTCACGGGCAGTGACCTGAGAGCCGCAGCAGCCATGGTGCTGGCAGGTCTTGCGGCGAATGGCACCACCAAGGTGTCTGGCCTCAAGCATCTCTATCGCGGCTACGACAAGGTTGAAGCCAAGCTGAACGCCGTTGGTGCGCAACTCGAACGGCAGCAGGGCTGA
- a CDS encoding aspartate aminotransferase family protein, with product MNTYNRFPLTLVRGRGCWVWDDQGRRHLDAVAGIATDTLGHSDRALRRSLGRQLRRLQHVSNLYRIPEQDALATWLVQHSCADSVFFCNSGAEANEAAIKLARKHGHLKRGIDRPRILTASASFHGRTLAAVSATGQPRYHQGFEPMVEGFDYFPYNDIHAFESLLERHEANGPAVAAVLLEPLQGEGGVHPGDAGFFQRLRHLCSERNILLILDEVQVGMGRSGRLWGYEQLGIEPDAFTLAKGLGGGHAIGALLVNAKADVFEPGDHASTFGGNPFACTAGLTVAQEIQRRGLLRNVEERGQQLQQGIQGLVARYPQLLQGVRGWGLLQGLVLHQDCGVTAPQLAKAAIEQRLLLVAAGATVLRMVPPLVISANEVRQLLRRLDATLAELV from the coding sequence ATGAACACCTACAACCGCTTCCCCCTCACCTTGGTGCGGGGACGTGGTTGCTGGGTCTGGGATGACCAAGGCCGACGCCATCTCGATGCCGTTGCAGGCATTGCCACCGACACCCTTGGCCATAGCGACCGTGCCCTGCGCCGCAGCCTCGGTCGTCAACTCCGCCGTCTCCAGCACGTTTCCAACCTCTATCGGATTCCCGAGCAGGACGCTCTGGCCACCTGGTTGGTGCAGCACAGCTGTGCTGACAGCGTTTTTTTCTGCAACTCCGGCGCTGAAGCCAATGAAGCGGCCATCAAGCTCGCTCGAAAGCACGGCCATCTGAAGCGCGGCATCGACAGGCCGCGGATTCTCACCGCTTCAGCCAGCTTCCATGGCCGCACCCTGGCAGCCGTGAGCGCCACCGGCCAGCCGCGCTACCACCAGGGCTTCGAACCGATGGTTGAGGGCTTCGATTACTTCCCTTACAACGACATCCATGCTTTCGAGTCGTTGCTCGAACGCCATGAAGCCAACGGACCGGCGGTGGCGGCCGTGCTGCTTGAACCTCTGCAGGGTGAAGGGGGGGTTCACCCCGGCGATGCCGGCTTCTTCCAGCGCCTGCGACACCTCTGCAGCGAGCGCAACATCCTGCTGATCCTGGATGAGGTGCAGGTGGGCATGGGCCGCAGCGGTCGGCTCTGGGGCTACGAACAGCTCGGCATCGAACCGGACGCCTTCACCCTGGCCAAGGGACTGGGGGGCGGCCATGCCATCGGCGCCCTGCTGGTGAACGCCAAAGCGGATGTGTTCGAGCCCGGTGATCACGCCAGCACATTCGGTGGCAACCCCTTTGCCTGCACCGCTGGACTGACCGTGGCGCAGGAAATTCAGCGCAGGGGATTGCTGCGCAATGTGGAGGAACGTGGGCAGCAGCTGCAGCAGGGAATCCAGGGTCTCGTCGCGCGTTACCCCCAGCTGTTGCAGGGAGTGCGCGGCTGGGGCCTGCTTCAGGGCCTGGTGCTGCATCAGGACTGTGGTGTCACAGCTCCACAGCTGGCGAAGGCCGCGATTGAGCAGCGGCTTCTGCTGGTGGCAGCTGGAGCGACTGTGCTGCGGATGGTGCCTCCTCTGGTGATCTCCGCCAACGAGGTGCGGCAATTGCTCAGACGACTGGACGCGACCCTCGCTGAGCTGGTCTGA
- a CDS encoding bifunctional folylpolyglutamate synthase/dihydrofolate synthase, which yields MAEHQLSDLIPRFDLRGMDLQLGRMRLALQALGSPCGDIPAIQVAGTNGKGSIASFLSAALQQAGLRSGVTTSPHLVSWCERIAIDGIPISEGHLRQLLLAQQELCAEHQLTPFEQLLTAALAHFHAEAVELLVLEVGLGGRLDATTAHPNRPVIAMASIGLDHCEHLGATLTAIAEEKAAVITPGSRVISSDQPEPVRLVLEQTCRANNADLQWVDPLPSDWTLGLAGSWQRRNAAVARGALQALQPLGWNLDETTMRAGFAKASWSGRLQTVTWRGHPLLLDGAHNPPAAQQLALERQRWQGHGQGVVWILGIQAHKQALEMLQLLLQPQDQAWIVPVSNHRSWTRDALLQTMPHWKDQLIDAASPEDALKRIEETRDWPQPMPVLAGSLYLIGDLLEQGLVQAE from the coding sequence ATGGCGGAACATCAGCTATCGGATCTGATCCCGCGCTTTGATCTGCGGGGCATGGACCTGCAGCTGGGGCGGATGCGCCTTGCCCTTCAGGCCCTGGGGTCTCCCTGTGGAGACATTCCTGCGATTCAGGTGGCTGGAACCAACGGCAAGGGCTCAATTGCTAGCTTTCTCAGCGCAGCGCTGCAGCAGGCAGGCCTCCGCAGTGGCGTCACCACCTCCCCTCACCTGGTGAGCTGGTGTGAGCGGATCGCGATTGATGGCATCCCCATCAGCGAAGGCCATCTCCGCCAGCTCTTGCTGGCCCAGCAAGAGCTCTGCGCTGAGCATCAGCTCACCCCCTTCGAGCAACTGCTCACCGCAGCCCTGGCGCACTTTCACGCCGAGGCTGTTGAGCTGTTGGTGCTTGAGGTGGGATTGGGGGGTCGGCTGGATGCCACCACCGCCCATCCCAATCGACCTGTGATCGCCATGGCCAGCATCGGCCTCGACCACTGTGAACACCTGGGGGCCACCCTGACGGCCATCGCCGAGGAGAAGGCCGCCGTGATCACACCAGGATCACGGGTGATCAGCTCAGACCAACCGGAGCCGGTACGGCTGGTGCTGGAACAGACCTGCAGGGCCAATAACGCGGATCTGCAGTGGGTTGATCCTCTGCCCAGCGACTGGACTCTGGGGCTTGCTGGAAGCTGGCAGCGCCGCAACGCGGCCGTGGCCCGTGGAGCGCTGCAGGCTCTGCAGCCTCTGGGATGGAACCTGGATGAGACCACGATGCGGGCTGGATTTGCCAAGGCCAGTTGGAGCGGCCGCCTGCAGACCGTGACCTGGCGGGGCCATCCGCTTCTTCTCGATGGCGCCCACAACCCACCCGCCGCGCAGCAACTGGCCCTGGAGCGGCAGCGCTGGCAAGGCCATGGGCAGGGTGTGGTGTGGATCCTCGGCATCCAAGCCCACAAGCAAGCGCTGGAGATGCTGCAGCTGCTGCTGCAGCCCCAGGATCAGGCCTGGATCGTGCCGGTCTCCAACCACCGCAGCTGGACGCGTGATGCACTCCTGCAAACCATGCCGCACTGGAAGGATCAGCTCATTGATGCCGCCAGTCCTGAGGATGCGCTGAAGCGAATCGAAGAAACCAGAGACTGGCCTCAACCGATGCCTGTGCTCGCCGGTTCCCTGTATCTGATCGGGGATCTGCTCGAGCAGGGGTTGGTGCAGGCAGAGTGA
- a CDS encoding pentapeptide repeat-containing protein gives MLTLLLSLLLPLLVLVLPATALDTSAGVGLQDRALFQETVDYTLTNQSGGDFHGQHLANTSFAGAVGRGANFSGADLHGAIFTQGAFAEADFSGADLSDALMDRADFAGTNLRDAVLTGIIASGSSFSDAQIAGADFSDALLDLDDQRRLCRDADGVNPVTGVATLDSLGC, from the coding sequence ATGCTGACCTTGTTGCTGTCGCTGCTGTTGCCTCTGCTGGTCCTGGTGCTGCCCGCAACGGCCCTCGACACCTCAGCTGGAGTTGGTCTGCAGGACCGGGCGTTGTTTCAGGAGACCGTGGACTACACCCTGACCAACCAGAGCGGTGGCGACTTTCATGGTCAGCATCTGGCCAACACGTCCTTTGCCGGTGCCGTCGGCCGTGGAGCGAACTTCAGCGGTGCCGATCTGCACGGCGCGATCTTCACGCAGGGTGCTTTTGCCGAAGCCGATTTCAGCGGCGCGGATCTCTCCGATGCGCTGATGGATCGAGCTGACTTCGCTGGCACGAATCTGCGCGACGCCGTTCTGACCGGAATCATCGCGTCGGGCAGCAGCTTCAGCGATGCGCAGATCGCGGGAGCCGACTTCAGTGATGCCCTTCTGGATCTTGATGACCAGCGGCGCCTCTGCCGCGACGCCGACGGAGTCAACCCCGTGACAGGTGTGGCGACCCTGGACAGCCTGGGCTGCTGA
- a CDS encoding FAD-binding oxidoreductase, translating into MASTESLTTLAAELATADDLELLQGAADLQRYSKDAYDYSPILQPQLESCRADLVVRPLTVAGVERLAAACGRHGVPLTLRGSGTGNYGQSVPLEGGVVMLSGALREVEHLDPSTGVVMVQPGCLMRDLDQHLRAHGRQLRLLPSTWRSASIGGFLAGGSGGIGSIRWGFLRDPGHLLGAELITVEREPRRLQLDATEAEALNHAYGTNGILTRLQLATAPAVNWHQISIDVETWGAAVALLQRCTRSAVELHLATLLERSVLQCLPAWSGPESDRHRLLLLVAPDGVSTLARLAAASGAVLHDLGPEDLGGGQGLRDLSWNHTTLHKRSEDAGWTYLQMLLPEPELPAMEQLKQRWGDALLWHLEGVRQQGAARLAALPLVRWSSTEQLDALMRDCREVGAVLFNPHVITVEDGGLGVVDGDQVAAKHRYDPEGLLNPGKLRGWLESISSPGCPGSPHLSRG; encoded by the coding sequence ATGGCGTCTACGGAATCCCTGACAACCCTGGCAGCGGAGCTCGCAACTGCGGACGACCTGGAGTTGCTCCAGGGAGCTGCAGACCTGCAGCGCTATTCCAAAGACGCGTACGACTATTCGCCGATCCTGCAACCGCAGCTCGAATCCTGCAGGGCGGATCTGGTGGTCCGGCCCTTGACCGTCGCCGGGGTGGAGCGGTTGGCAGCGGCCTGTGGACGCCATGGCGTCCCCCTGACCCTGCGCGGCTCAGGCACCGGCAACTACGGCCAATCCGTCCCGCTGGAGGGGGGAGTCGTCATGCTCAGCGGGGCACTGCGGGAGGTGGAGCACCTGGACCCATCCACTGGGGTGGTGATGGTGCAGCCCGGTTGCCTGATGCGGGATCTCGACCAGCATCTGCGGGCCCATGGCCGCCAGTTGCGATTGCTACCCAGCACCTGGCGCAGTGCGTCCATCGGTGGGTTTCTGGCTGGTGGCTCCGGCGGCATCGGGTCAATCCGCTGGGGCTTTCTGCGCGACCCAGGCCATCTCCTGGGTGCCGAGCTCATCACCGTGGAACGGGAACCACGACGTCTGCAGCTGGATGCCACCGAGGCGGAGGCGTTGAACCACGCCTATGGCACCAACGGCATCCTGACCCGCTTGCAGTTGGCCACGGCACCCGCGGTCAACTGGCACCAGATCAGCATCGATGTGGAGACCTGGGGCGCTGCCGTGGCACTTCTGCAGCGTTGCACTCGTTCTGCGGTGGAGTTGCACCTTGCCACCCTCTTGGAGCGATCTGTTCTGCAATGTCTGCCAGCTTGGAGTGGCCCTGAATCGGACCGCCACCGGCTGCTGTTGTTAGTGGCTCCGGATGGCGTGAGCACCTTGGCCCGACTGGCGGCCGCATCCGGTGCCGTGCTGCATGACCTTGGCCCTGAGGATCTTGGGGGGGGGCAAGGTCTGCGCGACTTGAGTTGGAACCACACCACCCTGCACAAGCGTTCCGAGGATGCCGGCTGGACCTATCTGCAGATGTTGCTACCGGAGCCTGAGCTGCCTGCGATGGAGCAGCTGAAGCAGCGATGGGGCGATGCGTTGCTGTGGCACCTGGAAGGGGTCCGCCAGCAGGGGGCAGCGCGTCTGGCGGCACTTCCCCTGGTCCGCTGGAGCAGCACAGAGCAACTGGATGCGTTGATGAGGGATTGCCGTGAGGTGGGAGCCGTTCTGTTCAACCCCCATGTGATCACCGTTGAAGATGGGGGCCTTGGCGTGGTGGACGGCGATCAGGTGGCTGCCAAACATCGCTATGACCCCGAGGGCCTGCTGAATCCTGGCAAGTTGCGGGGTTGGCTGGAATCGATCAGCAGCCCAGGCTGTCCAGGGTCGCCACACCTGTCACGGGGTTGA